From Clostridium cylindrosporum DSM 605:
GAAGAAGGTTTCTAATTCTTCTAGGATGCTTTTAATTCTAGCTATGTGTGGGGCATTTGCATTTGTACTGTCATCCCTTAAGATTCCATCAGTTACTGGAAGTTGTTCACATCCAACTGGTGTAGGTCTTGGAACGGTATTATTCGGACCACTTGCTATGTCGGTTATTGGCGTTATAGTTCTTTTGTTTCAGGCAATTTTACTTGCACATGGAGGGATTACAACTCTTGGGGCCAATACATTCTCTATGGCAATCGCAGGACCTTTCATAGCATATGGAGTGTACATTCTATGTAAAAGGGTAGGAGTTAAAAAGGAGATAGGTGTTTTCTTTGCAGCTTTTCTAGGTGATATATTTACATACATGGTGACTTCAGGACAACTTGCACTTGCATTTCCAGATGCAACCGGTGGAGTAATAGGGTCCCTAGTTAAGTTTTTAGGTATATTCGCTATAACTCAACTTCCTTTAGCTATGATCGAAGGGTTACTAACTGTAATAGTGTACAATGGAATCCAAAAGTACTGTTCAGATGAGCTGAATATGTTATCAGTATAATAAGGGGGAAGACGTTATGAAGCTATGGAAAAAGAATATTATAATGCTCTTAATAGCTGGGGCTATAGCAGTTATTCCTTTACTTATAAATAAAGGTGCAGAATTTGGGGGAGCTGATGGAAAGGCTAAGGATGCCATAACTCAGATTAAACCAGGCTATAAGCCTTGGGCAGATTCCCTTTTCCAGCCACCAAGTACAGAGGTAGAGTCATTATTATTTGCTCTTCAAGCTGCGCTTGGAGCAGGGTTTCTAGGATTTGCATTTGGAAGACTATCTGTTAAAAATAAGGAGAATAATAAATAATGATAGGAATTGATAAATATGCGTACCTCTCGAAAATTTCTAGACTAAACCCTAAGGGTAAGCTTTTATTTAGTATGTTGCCACTATTAATATGCATATTTTCTAATTCCTTTATAGTGAGTATTTTGACGATAATTATAATGACATATGCCACCTTAGTATGGGGTGGCATATCATATAAGGTATTTTTGAAATTAATTCTCATTCCAATTGGATTCTTATTTATAGGATCAGCAACTATTATGATTAATAGGTTTAATCTAGGTAGCCCCTTATTAATAGGGGTTAGTTTAGGAAGTTACTCCTATGGAATAAGTTATGATACTTTGATGAAGGGACTACTTATAACACTTAAGTCCCTAGGAGCTGTAAGCTGCATGTACTTTTTTTCTCTTAATACTCCTATGAATGATTTCTTTAATCTACTTAGGAAAACAAAACTTCCTGTTTTACTAATTGAATTAATGGAGCTTATGTATAGATTTATATTTATTATATGGGAAGAGGGAGAAAAGATTTACATAGCTAAGTCATCAAGGCTTGGGTATCTTGGATTTAAGAACCAGATGTATTCAACTGGAGAATTAATAAGTTCACTATTCTTAAGATCATTTAGAAGAATTGATACTATAAATGCAGCACTTGAATCAAGGGGCTTTGATGGAAGTCTTGATACTTTAGTAGAAGAATATAGTCCGTGTAAGTGGTTAAATATATACACAGTATTAGTTTGTATAATTTTGATTATTTCCTATATAGTAGAAAGGTTATTGTTTTAATGAGTATATTAGAAACTAGAAAT
This genomic window contains:
- a CDS encoding energy-coupling factor ABC transporter permease encodes the protein MGKIDFKKLILRCFSLMALILVVPIMNANAMHIMEGYLPPVWSISWGVLCIPFIVLGFLSIKKKVSNSSRMLLILAMCGAFAFVLSSLKIPSVTGSCSHPTGVGLGTVLFGPLAMSVIGVIVLLFQAILLAHGGITTLGANTFSMAIAGPFIAYGVYILCKRVGVKKEIGVFFAAFLGDIFTYMVTSGQLALAFPDATGGVIGSLVKFLGIFAITQLPLAMIEGLLTVIVYNGIQKYCSDELNMLSV
- a CDS encoding energy-coupling factor ABC transporter substrate-binding protein — translated: MKLWKKNIIMLLIAGAIAVIPLLINKGAEFGGADGKAKDAITQIKPGYKPWADSLFQPPSTEVESLLFALQAALGAGFLGFAFGRLSVKNKENNK
- the cbiQ gene encoding cobalt ECF transporter T component CbiQ; its protein translation is MIGIDKYAYLSKISRLNPKGKLLFSMLPLLICIFSNSFIVSILTIIIMTYATLVWGGISYKVFLKLILIPIGFLFIGSATIMINRFNLGSPLLIGVSLGSYSYGISYDTLMKGLLITLKSLGAVSCMYFFSLNTPMNDFFNLLRKTKLPVLLIELMELMYRFIFIIWEEGEKIYIAKSSRLGYLGFKNQMYSTGELISSLFLRSFRRIDTINAALESRGFDGSLDTLVEEYSPCKWLNIYTVLVCIILIISYIVERLLF